GTCCTGTCTGCTTATTGTGTATAAAAAATAGTGATAATGCCGTTTATCAGGGTATTGTGTATATACCTTTATTATCCAGTAATCGCTGTTCTCATCATAAACTTCCGAAAAGAAAGTGGCAGTGTCTTTTTTAGTTTTACCGGACGAAAATCTAATATATTCAGGAAAAAAGGATACGGAAAAATCTTTTCCCCCTACGGAAAAATCATTTTCTACCATAATTTTTGTTCTGTCTAGCCATATTAATTTCACATCCCAATTGAAAAACCGTTTTTTATCGTTTCTCACTCTATCCAAAAAAGTTTCAATCAAAGCATAAACTTCTCTTTCTCCTCCTTTTGTCGTATTTTCTTCGACATGTGTTAAATAATACATTTTACTTTTTGCTTTCTGAAAATTCGCAAACAAATTATCAATTGCTTTATTTAATAAATAATTCGCACGATTCGGCGAAATAACAACTTCACTCAATTCGGTAACATTTGCAGTCAAATATACAACGCCGTTATTTTGCAACGAATCGGACTGTATTTTGAACGAACTGTATGACAAATGCCTGAAATAAACAGTTTCCGGCTGATTAATCTCAAAATCATATTCTCCTTTGTCGTTTGTTATGGAGATTTTGCCGCTCGAATGTATTATTACATCTGAAACTGGCTTTTGTGTTTCTTTATCAAGAACTTTTCCCGTTACTTTTGTTTGGGAAAAGACAATCGCAGGGAAGATGATGAACAGTAACAATAATCTTGTTTTCATAATACATTTTTATTCATTTAGTAAAAGATTTGTCTGCTAAAGTTTATTCCAGAATCCCGGAGAAATCCGCATGTTCATAAATTAATTCCCAGCCAATTAATGATAAAAGCGCTAATATTATTAAATGCGTGAATACCGGCAATCAGCCAAAATGCCCGTACAGGACTGTATTTGTTCATATAGAGAACATACCCAAATGCAAAAACAATCCCCATCATACCGGCACATATGGCATAAATTACATTATATATTGCGTGTAACAGTCCAAATAGAAATCCCGATAAAACAACAGTCGTGAAATAATTGAATTTACATGCTTTATGAAATAACCATATCAGAAAAGTCTGACAAAGCAAAGTTTCGATAATGGGAGCTATAATTCCTCCGGATATAATATTCTGAAGCAATGATTCCGAATAATCATAGGCAAGAGGTTCGTCGTCGGCAAAGTCATAAATTAAACCGTAAATAATAAGAGGAACGACCGGAGCAAATTTAACTGACAGTATGAATAACAATAATGAAAACCACAACGGTTTTGTGTATATTTTTAAATATATCTTTTTCAAAAATCTTG
This genomic interval from Bacteroidales bacterium contains the following:
- a CDS encoding carboxypeptidase-like regulatory domain-containing protein, giving the protein MKTRLLLLFIIFPAIVFSQTKVTGKVLDKETQKPVSDVIIHSSGKISITNDKGEYDFEINQPETVYFRHLSYSSFKIQSDSLQNNGVVYLTANVTELSEVVISPNRANYLLNKAIDNLFANFQKAKSKMYYLTHVEENTTKGGEREVYALIETFLDRVRNDKKRFFNWDVKLIWLDRTKIMVENDFSVGGKDFSVSFFPEYIRFSSGKTKKDTATFFSEVYDENSDYWIIKVYTQYPDKRHYHYFLYTISRQD
- a CDS encoding CPBP family intramembrane metalloprotease — protein: MQTRFLKKIYLKIYTKPLWFSLLLFILSVKFAPVVPLIIYGLIYDFADDEPLAYDYSESLLQNIISGGIIAPIIETLLCQTFLIWLFHKACKFNYFTTVVLSGFLFGLLHAIYNVIYAICAGMMGIVFAFGYVLYMNKYSPVRAFWLIAGIHAFNNISAFIINWLGINL